One Bacillus sp. 1780r2a1 DNA segment encodes these proteins:
- a CDS encoding YqzE family protein: protein MKTNDYVKYVTQQLVQYMDQPKEIRKTKRIEKKEARDPFFNRWFGMIPLSFQIWYRNTKKGKK, encoded by the coding sequence TTGAAAACAAACGACTATGTGAAGTACGTAACGCAGCAGCTTGTTCAATATATGGATCAACCGAAAGAGATTCGTAAAACCAAACGAATTGAAAAGAAAGAAGCACGAGATCCATTTTTTAATAGGTGGTTTGGAATGATTCCTCTGTCATTTCAAATTTGGTATCGAAATACGAAAAAAGGTAAAAAGTAG